The following coding sequences are from one Parabacteroides pacaensis window:
- a CDS encoding NADP-dependent oxidoreductase, with protein sequence MDAKQIVLASRPEGMPTTDNFAYQDVILPELQNNQVLLKSIYISVDPYMRGRMKDKKSYIAPFQVDQPITGSVIALVEESKSPDFPKGTKVLGMLPWATYSIAEAKTLHKIPPTNIPDSYYIGIVGMPGLTAYFGLIFICEPQPGETVVVSGAAGAVGLIVGQIAKIIGCRVVGITGSDEKAQLLTGKFGFNEAINYKTAPNLSEAISKACPQGIDCYFDNVGGDITDAVMQHLNMNARVAVCGQIALYNEMNLSTGLRLLPYILEKSVLMRGFLVSDYKEYFPKALNQLMDWVQAGKLKYTETILDGFDRLPEAFIGLFTGQNTGKMMVRV encoded by the coding sequence ATGGATGCAAAACAAATCGTCTTGGCTTCACGGCCGGAAGGGATGCCAACAACGGATAATTTCGCTTATCAAGATGTTATTTTACCGGAATTACAAAATAACCAAGTACTTCTAAAGTCAATTTATATTTCTGTAGATCCTTATATGAGAGGTAGGATGAAAGATAAAAAATCCTATATCGCACCTTTCCAAGTAGACCAACCCATTACAGGGAGTGTGATTGCCTTGGTAGAAGAAAGTAAAAGCCCTGATTTTCCAAAAGGAACCAAAGTGCTCGGAATGCTTCCATGGGCTACCTATTCGATTGCAGAAGCTAAAACATTACACAAAATTCCTCCTACTAATATACCGGATAGTTATTATATAGGGATCGTCGGGATGCCCGGATTGACAGCTTATTTCGGTTTGATCTTTATTTGTGAACCCCAACCAGGCGAAACAGTCGTTGTTTCCGGAGCTGCCGGTGCGGTAGGACTTATCGTAGGGCAAATAGCCAAAATTATCGGTTGCCGGGTAGTCGGTATTACCGGTTCGGACGAAAAGGCCCAATTACTGACAGGCAAATTCGGTTTTAATGAAGCGATCAATTACAAAACAGCCCCGAACCTTTCCGAAGCCATATCCAAAGCCTGCCCTCAAGGGATAGATTGTTATTTCGATAACGTAGGTGGAGATATTACGGATGCTGTAATGCAACATCTTAACATGAATGCTAGAGTCGCCGTTTGCGGACAAATCGCTTTATATAATGAAATGAATCTTTCCACCGGCTTACGTTTATTACCCTATATTTTAGAAAAAAGTGTGTTGATGAGGGGATTTCTGGTTAGCGATTATAAAGAATATTTTCCCAAAGCCTTAAATCAATTGATGGACTGGGTACAGGCCGGAAAGTTAAAATATACAGAAACTATTTTAGATGGATTCGACCGGCTCCCTGAAGCCTTTATCGGATTGTTTACCGGACAAAACACAGGAAAAATGATGGTAAGAGTATAA